The sequence below is a genomic window from Nitrospirota bacterium.
AGGTAGCTCTTTAATTTACCCTTTTCGACTACGATATGAGGCCGAACCGGCATCCCCTCTCCGTCGAACGGTTTAGACCCTAATGCACCCGGAATAGTGCCGTCATCCACTACGGTCACTTCCGAAGAGGCCACTCTTGATTCCAGTCTGTCGACCAGAAAAGAAGCCCCTCTGTAAATAGCGCTTCCGGCAACTGCAGAAAAGAGATTTCCCATTAAGCTTCCCGCCATTTCAGGATCGAAAACAACCGGGACTTCACAGGTCTTGACCTTTTTGGCACCCAATCTTCGAAGGGCCCGCCCGGCGGCAATTTTTCCGACGACAGATGGCTTTTGGAGAAGGTGGAACTGTCTGTTTGTCGAATACCAGTAATCTCTCTGCATCTCTCCGTTTTTTCCTGCAATGGGAGAGACCGAAAGGGAAGAACCCGCGGAAGGAAAATCTCCGTGAAATCCATGGGAATTAAAATACCAGACGTGGCTTCGATGGTGGCTGAATTCTCCCCCTTCCGAATTGGTAATTTTCGGATCAAATGAGAGGGCCGATGCTTCTACCTCCCGGGCAAGCGCTATTTTCTGTTCCACCGGAAGATTCTCGCTCTCCAGATCATCCAGGCGGAGATCAGGAATTTCCTTGATCAGGTCATGGGGTTCCGGTAACCCGCAGAACGGATCCTCCTCTGTGGCCTGCGTCATTTCACAGGTATCCTTCAAGAGTGCTTCCAGAGATTGCGGAGTGAGATCGGAGGTCGCCGAAATGGAGGTCTTGTTTCCGAAGAACAGCCGCAATCCGAGTTTCTTTCCGGAGGCTTGACTCAGTTTATCTATTTTCCCCATCCGTACTTGTGCTGAAAAGGAAGCACTTTCAACCATGACGATATCGCCGCCCGTTGCTCCTTTTTTCTTCGCCTTCTTCAATAGCTCATTTCCGATTTCAGGATCAATCATATCGCCGATCCTCCCACGGTCAAGCCGTTGATTTTAATCGTTGGAAGGCCGACTCCTACCGGAACCGATTGTCCGTCCTTGCCGCAAGTTCCGATTCCGGAGTCAAGCTCCAGGTCGTCTCCCACCATCGAAACGCGGGTCAGAACATCCGGTCCGTTTCCAATGAGCGTGGCGCCTTTCACCGGTCGGGTAACCTTTCCGTCTTCGATGAGATAAGCCTCACTCGCTGAAAACACAAACTTCCCGTTCGTGATGTCGACTTGCCCACCGCCAAACGAGACGGCGTAGAGCCCGCGTTTCACGCTTGAAATAATCTCTTCCTTTTTCTCCTTCCCGGGGAGCATATAAGTATTGGTCATCCGGGGAAGGGGAATGTCGGCATAGCTTTCCCTCCGGCCGTTTCCAGTCGGTGCCATGTTCATCAGCCTGGCATTGAGTTTATCCTGCAAATACCTTTTCAAGACCCCGTTTTCAATTAAAACCGTCCGCTGGGTTTCGGTCCCTTCGTCGTCGATGTTCAACGACCCTCTCCTGCCCGGAATGGTTCCGTCATCGACAATGGTACAGTGTGAAGACGCCACTTTTTGACCGATTTTGTCAGAGAACGCCGAAGTTTTCTTCCGGTTAAAATCACCTTCCAGGCCATGTCCAATCGCTTCATGAAGCAGAATACCGGGCCATCCAGGCGCTAAAACGACATCCATGGTCCCTGCCGGGGCCGAAACTGCAGAAAGATTCAGGATAGCCTGGCGCGCCGCTTCCTTCGCATAATGCTCATACCGGTGTTCATTGATGAAATAAGAGAACTCATTTCTTCCACCGCCTCCAAATGTTCCTACTTGGCGTTCAGTTCCCTCTTCGGCAATGCAGGTAATATTAAGCCGGGAAAGAGGCTGAACATCTCCGACCGAAATTCCTTCGGACGTGACCACATAAATGATCTTATGTTCGCTGGAAAAGGAGACCATGACCTTTTTGATCCTGGGGTCATAATTTCTGGCGATCTGATCCATTTTCTGCATCATTTCAATCTTGTTTTTAAAAGGAATCTCGCTGATCGGCGTCTGAATTGCATAAAGGTTCTTCTTAAGAGGGGTCCTCCCCGGCAGTCCCGTTTTTTGTACCAACGCCCCGGACGAGGTAATATACTTTGCGGTATTTGCCGCGATTTCAATGTTCTTAATTGAAATTTCATCCGAATAGGCAAATCCGGTTTTTTCCTCCGAAGTTGCTCGAACTCCTACCCCTTGACTAATGTTTTTATTGGCTTTTTTTATAATGCCTTCTTCAAGTGAAATGGAATCATTGGTCCGATATTCGAAATATAGGTCCATATAGTCAATCTTGTTTCCAAGCGCTTTGCTCATGGTTTTCTCAAGCTGACCGGACTCGATACCAAATTTTTTAACAAAAAAGTGGTCCGGATTAATTAAATCTTTTGGCATAATCTCCTTTGATTAGATGGAAAGTTCCACGAATATGATTTTTAATCGTAACTGCATTAGTGTATAATCGTCAAGAAAATAACTTTTTCCCGATTATTTAAGCAATATCTTATTTTGATCCATCTTTATTCCCTTTTCACCAATGGGACACTTATAAATAATGAAGGAGTTGTACAATGAATGCACAGTCTGATGATCCTATTCAAGCTGCTTTGTCGAGATTCCTGCCTGAATTTCCTGAAGGGAATTTAAAGAAGGAGCTTCTCCCACTTTCCAGACTGCTCCATCGCGTGCTGGCAAAAGAAATCAAATCTCCGATCGATTCTCCTCCCTATTCCCGATCCATTATTGAAGGTTATCTGATACAGACGAAAGAGACTGAAAATGCGACCACTGATAATCCTGTCGGGTTCATTTCCAAGGGAGAAATTCCGCTTGGCACCGCAAAAATAAAATCGGTCCCGGCCGGTTCCGGAATGGCCGTCACAACAGGGAGTTTCATTCCTCCGGGAGATTATGCAGTGATCCGTTCTTTTGACTATGAACCGAGAAATGGAAAATTCTTTATAAAAAGAGCCTTCAAACGGGGAGAAAATATTGAAGCTCAGGGGTGCGATTTAAAGAAGGGAGCGACTCTTTTGCCAAAAGGAAAAAGCCTGACCCCGTCGGATATTGGCCTACTGGCTTCGGTTGGGATTCTTAAAGCACAGGTTTTGCAAAAACCTCGTGTGGCAATCTTTTCTTCCGGAAACGAAGTTATCCCTCCTTCTCATAAGTTCAAGCCCGGAATGATCTGGGACTGCAATTCTTTCGCGCTTGCCGCCGCAGTGGAGGAGTTTGGGGGAATTCCGGTATTAAAGGGAATCATTAAAGATGATTTCAATTTCTTTAAGAAGGAGTTGAAAAAAGTGCTGAAAACTACTGATATGATTCTAATTTCAGGAGGTACTGCTGTGGGAGGAAAAGACTTTGTCGCGGACCTGATCAATTCTCTAGGAAAGCCGGGGACTTTGATTAATGGTGTTCCGATGCGCTCCGGAAAGCCGATGGTTAACGGCGTCGTCGGAAAAACACCGATTGTCTGTGTGGCTGGACACCCGCCGGAGGCCATGAGGGGATTTCTCTTTTTCGGAAAGGCCGCCTTAGAGAGACTGTTGGGGAAAAATTCCTGATAAAAAGAGGTCTATTTCGCTCCATACCCGATCCAAAAGAGGGTTTTCAAGCGTCGTCATCACATGAGGCACTTTCAAACTTTTCTCATAACTGATCAATTTCTTGAGATGAGACCCGACTCGTTCATAAATGGCTCGCCCGCTCCTCGGATGGACCCGAACGTCATTTTCTGATTGCAGGATAAGTATAGGCTGGCAAATCTCCTTTAATCCGGCATCAACAACTTTGGCCAGCGCAATCATTTCTTCCAGTGCATGCAAGGAGTGTTTTGGAGAATAATAAGGTTGAATTGCGGCCGGAAGAGAACGACCCAGAAATTTCTTAAAGTGCTTTAAAAGAGATATCAGTACGCGATTGCTTGAATTTAAGTGAAGAGGGGCGGCCAATGAGATGACGCCGGCACCGTATTTCTTTTCAGCAAGGCAGAGCGCGATTAATCCACCCAGAGATTCTCCTGTCAGAATGACATGATCCGAGAAGTGGCTGACGAGGTGAATTCCTTCGACCGCCGATTCGACCCAGTTCTGATATTTCTTTTCCGCCAAATCTTCCAATGTGGTCCCGTGTCCTGCTAACCGGACTCCGTAAACCGTGGCTCCTTTTTCAAATGCCCTTTTTCCAATTTCAAGAACTTCCCAGGGCGAAGCGGCAAGGCCATGTATCAGTAAAAGCGCAATCCGGCTCTTTTCGGGATGAGAAAAAAGAAAAGGAGCGGTATTGAGACCGGCTCCCGGCAATTGAAGATATTGATCCAGCGTATTTTGAAAGAGAAGTTTTCCCTTGGCTATTCTTTGATCACCAGACGTTGGACCACCTCCCCGTTCTCTAAATGTCTCTCCACAATTTCGAGCACATCTTCTTTTGTTTGAATGGTATACCAGATCCCTTCGGGATATATCACGACTACGGGCCCTTTTGCGCAGAGGTCAAGGCAACCTGCCTTATTAGCTCTGACTACTTTTTTGAGTCCCCGTTCGTGAACCTCTTTCTTAAAAAGTTCCTGGAGCTCCTTTGCTCCCCTGGCCGAACAGGAACCTCTTGGATCATTCTCAGCCCGTTCATTGATACAGCTAAAAATATGGTAGCGATATTGAGGCATTTTCATTCCAAAATAGACGGCTAAACTATATCAGATACGCCCGTAGCTGGCAATGAGGAAGGACTTGACAGAGCGCAAATTTGAGCTACCCTTAATTGAAAAGGAGCATGCCATGTTGGAAAAAATATTAGCGATGGGAATAGCCCTCGTGAGCCTGACAATTGGAGTTCAGTTATCAATTATTTCAAATGCTTATGGAGAAGATGGCCTTGAGAAAAATGTCGTTTCTGAGGTAAAAGTTTTGGAAGGCTACATCTCCTCGGATTCGTATCGACCTGAGCCGTCAAGCCAAAAAGAAAATCTCCCGGTACTGTTTAATGACGCAGGAAAGGTGTATGCCATCGCAAAGACCACAAGGCCCGCAGGGGAAACCTATCTTAAACATCTCTGGTTTCTGAGGGACCGGATCATCCTAGACGCGAAAGTTCCTCTCAAAGAGGATCAGATCAAATCGGTTAGTGGCCTCATTCTCAAACCCAATTGGACCGGGAAATGGCGTGTCGATATTACCGCTCAGGATGGAACGCTTCTTTATTCCATCCCTTTTGTGATACAAAAAAAACCCGAGACACAGCAGATATCCGGAGGAGCTCCGTTCTCTATGTCGAATGGCGGAACTCCGTTTTCCCATATTTCGATGACCAATCCTCCTACAACACCTTAAAACTCAGTCAGGCCTTTGCCGTATCTTCCGGCTGTTTCACAAAAATAAAAAAGCCGTTGTTTTTTGAGAACAACGGCTTTTATTTGTGTCATCTATAATAAAATTTAATCAACTTTAAATAAGATTATATCTTCACAACAGAAGATGCCTGGGGTCCTTTTGCTCCATTCGTCACTTCAAATTCAACCGCTTCTCCCTCATTCAATGTCTTGTATCCATCTCCTTTAATTGCCGAGAAATGAACAAAAACATCTTCTCCGTTTTCCTGAGAAAGGAAACCATAACCTTTGCTGGCGTTAAACCACTTCACTGTTCCTTTTGCCATTTGTAACTCACCTCCTTTAATTTGAAAATTTTTCCTAAAATCCGATCGTTCCTGATTTGAGAAAAAAAAAGACCACAGAGAAACATCCTCCGGGGTCTTATTTTAACCTATAATAAATTTCCTGAAATTCAAAAAAATCACTTAAAATCGTACCAATCAGACATTAACTGTCACTAACATACTGCAACGCGATCTTCAATGTCAAGTATTATTACACTCCGAAATGAATCTTGACCATCGACGCTTTCTCTTTGGCCATTTTTGCCGCTTTCATCGGATCGGAGTCGGAGACTAGTATGACGCCCATTCTCCGGTTCTTCTTGCAATCCGGCTTTCCAAAGAGCCGAATCTGTGTATTCTTCCCTTTCATCGCCTCGTCAATTTCAAATTGTGGAGCCACGCCCGCTTCATCCGCCAGAATAACCGCGGATCCGCCCGGCGTTCTTAATTGAGGTTCAAATACAGGAAATCCAAGAATCGCCCGGACATGAAGGGCAAATTCGGAGAGATCCTGGGTCACCAGCGTAACGAGACCCGTGTCGTGCGGCCTGGGTGAAACTTCGGAAAAATAGACCTGACCGCCCTGAACAAAGAGTTCGACGCCGAAAATACCGCGCCCTCCGAGATGATCTGTGATCACCTTCGCAATTTCCCGGCATTTCGTCAATAGAGTCGGAGACATGGGGTGCGGTTGCCAGGATTGGCGGTAGTCCCCGTCTATCTGGATATGTCCGATGGGGGAACAAAACACTGTTCCATTGACTCCCCGCACGGTGAGAAGGGTAATCTCGTAATCAAAAGGAATGAAAGATTCCAGGATCACTTTTTTGTTTTTGGCCCTTGCACCGGCCATGGCATACTCCCATGCGCTATGGAGTTCGTTCCGGTTCTTGATCACCGATTGACCCTTGCCGGATGAAGACATGACCGGCTTCATAACACAGGGGTACCCAATCGTATCGGCCGCAGACACCAATTCTTTTTCTTCATCGATAAATGTGAACCGGCTAGTCGGAAGTTTCAATTCTTCCGCAGCTAATTTTCTTATTCCCTCCCGATCCATCGTCAACCGGGCTGCCCTGGCCGTGGGAATTATTGTAAACGCCGTCTCGATTTCCAGAAGGTAATCTGTCGCAATCGCTTCGATTTCCGGAACGACAAAATCCGGATTCTCAAGTTCGATAACTTTCGAAAGTTCATTCCGGTTTAACATGTCGATCACGTGAGAACGATGGGCAATCTGCATGGCGGGCGCATTGGCATAACGATCCACCGCAATCACCTCAACCCCGAATCTCTGCGCCTCTATGGCTATCTCTTTTCCCAATTCGCCCGCGCCCAGCAGCAGGAGGCGTTTAGCATTGCCTGAAAATGGCGTTCCAATCATATGAATGTCCTGAATTTTAAAATCGAATTGACATTAAATGGGGTGAATGGTACCATAAAAAAATCTTGAATCCAAGCGGGGCTGTAGCGCAGTTGGGAGCGCGTCAGACTGGCAGTCTGAAGGTCAGGGGTTCGATCCCCCTCAGCTCCATTCCATTTTTTCGTAAGCTAAATCAATTCTTTATAAAGTTTCTCTTATCTATCACTTAAAATTAATTCAACAAGCCCTGTTGCATTTCCGTCGGTCTGAATCGATTCTCTTATGCCCATTCATTCCCGCATGTGTTTCAGACGCCTGCTGTGGCCATGGGCCGGCAATCAAAATGCAATAAATATGGTTTGATATCGAGCAGCGGGGTACCGTCAAGAAGGTCGACCCCTTCCACAAAGAGCTTGTTCTTTTCACGTCTCACCAGGCCTACCGTCAAGATTCCGATCGCGTTGGGCCGATGGGGCGAACGGCTTGCAAAAACACCTCTCTCCTTCTCCTGGGTGGGTGGAATAACTCTAAGTGGCTTTTCCCTGCTTTCATGAAAGGCAAATATTAAAATAAGGTGTGAGAAAGATTCGATTTGAAGGAGGCCTTCTACGTACTCAGGGAGAATTTCTACGATGCCCTCTGCTGAAGGTGCGACCCCAAAAGTTTTGGGAATCGATGCGGAGCTTTTAAATGACGTGCGAATGAATCCGATCGGTTTGAAATTAAATTCCATCTGCCAATCTTGATTGAATCGACACTTCTTGTCAAGGTTTTCATAATCAGCTTCTTGATCGAAGTAAAAGACATGAATATTTGGTCTTATCGCCCATAATCCCGGGAACAGTTTTGCAAGAGTGGCATTGACCTTACTTAAGTAGATACTTGATATTAAAATTCGTCATGGCTTATACTGAAGGTATGACTAAACTAATAAATTACCGTTTTAATACGGGAGAAATCCATGCAAAGGGTCTATTTTGAAGCGGGAATTTCTTTGGATGGCTTCGTGGCAGGTCCTGATGGTGGACCGAAGAATCCATTGGGAAATGACGGAATGAAAATCCATGAATGGCTGTTCAAACAGAAGAGTTTCCTGAAACTCACAGGCTCCCGGGTGGCGAAGCCGGGGGAATTGACAATCGGATGGTCCAGGCGATGATGAACCGGGTCGGTTCGAATATCATGGGAAAGAGAATGTTTGAAGAAGGCGAACCCCATTGGCCATTCGCGACTAGTCATTCAAATTACCGGGTTATCAGGTAGATTCCATTTATTCAATCTAACTATCGAGAGAAAGGCCATCATGAATCAACAAACAGTCGCCCAAAACACATTCGTTATCGAACGCCATCATCCTGTGAAGCCGGAAGGAAGCCATGCTGAATTATCCAAATAAGGTGTATCGCGTATTTCACGCCCTCGGTGACCCAACCCGTCGGGCGATTGTTGAGAAACTCAGTGAAGGTCCCCTACCCGCATCTCAATTGGCAAAGCCTCTCTCTATTACACTGGCCGCAGTTGTTCAGCATTTGCAGATACTTGAGAAAGGCGGGCTTATCCGGACTGAAAAGATTGGAAGGGTTCGGCATTGCCGAATGGAACCCAGCGGATTCAAGATTGTTGAACAATGGATCAAGGAAAGGCGTCTGATCTGGGAAAAACGACTCGATCGGCTCGGAGCTTTTCTTGCAGAATCCAACGAGTAAGAGGTAATTTTTATGAAGGTTGTCGTTCTGACAGGAACGCGAGGATTTGTCCGAGCGGAACTTTTTGGGTCTCACCGGTCTTTCGGA
It includes:
- a CDS encoding (2Fe-2S) ferredoxin domain-containing protein; this encodes MPQYRYHIFSCINERAENDPRGSCSARGAKELQELFKKEVHERGLKKVVRANKAGCLDLCAKGPVVVIYPEGIWYTIQTKEDVLEIVERHLENGEVVQRLVIKE
- the tsaA gene encoding tRNA (N6-threonylcarbamoyladenosine(37)-N6)-methyltransferase TrmO → MEFNFKPIGFIRTSFKSSASIPKTFGVAPSAEGIVEILPEYVEGLLQIESFSHLILIFAFHESREKPLRVIPPTQEKERGVFASRSPHRPNAIGILTVGLVRREKNKLFVEGVDLLDGTPLLDIKPYLLHFDCRPMATAGV
- a CDS encoding helix-turn-helix transcriptional regulator, whose product is MLNYPNKVYRVFHALGDPTRRAIVEKLSEGPLPASQLAKPLSITLAAVVQHLQILEKGGLIRTEKIGRVRHCRMEPSGFKIVEQWIKERRLIWEKRLDRLGAFLAESNE
- a CDS encoding molybdopterin molybdotransferase MoeA gives rise to the protein MNAQSDDPIQAALSRFLPEFPEGNLKKELLPLSRLLHRVLAKEIKSPIDSPPYSRSIIEGYLIQTKETENATTDNPVGFISKGEIPLGTAKIKSVPAGSGMAVTTGSFIPPGDYAVIRSFDYEPRNGKFFIKRAFKRGENIEAQGCDLKKGATLLPKGKSLTPSDIGLLASVGILKAQVLQKPRVAIFSSGNEVIPPSHKFKPGMIWDCNSFALAAAVEEFGGIPVLKGIIKDDFNFFKKELKKVLKTTDMILISGGTAVGGKDFVADLINSLGKPGTLINGVPMRSGKPMVNGVVGKTPIVCVAGHPPEAMRGFLFFGKAALERLLGKNS
- a CDS encoding cold-shock protein produces the protein MAKGTVKWFNASKGYGFLSQENGEDVFVHFSAIKGDGYKTLNEGEAVEFEVTNGAKGPQASSVVKI
- the tldD gene encoding metalloprotease TldD translates to MPKDLINPDHFFVKKFGIESGQLEKTMSKALGNKIDYMDLYFEYRTNDSISLEEGIIKKANKNISQGVGVRATSEEKTGFAYSDEISIKNIEIAANTAKYITSSGALVQKTGLPGRTPLKKNLYAIQTPISEIPFKNKIEMMQKMDQIARNYDPRIKKVMVSFSSEHKIIYVVTSEGISVGDVQPLSRLNITCIAEEGTERQVGTFGGGGRNEFSYFINEHRYEHYAKEAARQAILNLSAVSAPAGTMDVVLAPGWPGILLHEAIGHGLEGDFNRKKTSAFSDKIGQKVASSHCTIVDDGTIPGRRGSLNIDDEGTETQRTVLIENGVLKRYLQDKLNARLMNMAPTGNGRRESYADIPLPRMTNTYMLPGKEKKEEIISSVKRGLYAVSFGGGQVDITNGKFVFSASEAYLIEDGKVTRPVKGATLIGNGPDVLTRVSMVGDDLELDSGIGTCGKDGQSVPVGVGLPTIKINGLTVGGSAI
- a CDS encoding DUF2914 domain-containing protein — its product is MTERKFELPLIEKEHAMLEKILAMGIALVSLTIGVQLSIISNAYGEDGLEKNVVSEVKVLEGYISSDSYRPEPSSQKENLPVLFNDAGKVYAIAKTTRPAGETYLKHLWFLRDRIILDAKVPLKEDQIKSVSGLILKPNWTGKWRVDITAQDGTLLYSIPFVIQKKPETQQISGGAPFSMSNGGTPFSHISMTNPPTTP
- the purT gene encoding formate-dependent phosphoribosylglycinamide formyltransferase; its protein translation is MIGTPFSGNAKRLLLLGAGELGKEIAIEAQRFGVEVIAVDRYANAPAMQIAHRSHVIDMLNRNELSKVIELENPDFVVPEIEAIATDYLLEIETAFTIIPTARAARLTMDREGIRKLAAEELKLPTSRFTFIDEEKELVSAADTIGYPCVMKPVMSSSGKGQSVIKNRNELHSAWEYAMAGARAKNKKVILESFIPFDYEITLLTVRGVNGTVFCSPIGHIQIDGDYRQSWQPHPMSPTLLTKCREIAKVITDHLGGRGIFGVELFVQGGQVYFSEVSPRPHDTGLVTLVTQDLSEFALHVRAILGFPVFEPQLRTPGGSAVILADEAGVAPQFEIDEAMKGKNTQIRLFGKPDCKKNRRMGVILVSDSDPMKAAKMAKEKASMVKIHFGV
- a CDS encoding alpha/beta fold hydrolase, which codes for MPGAGLNTAPFLFSHPEKSRIALLLIHGLAASPWEVLEIGKRAFEKGATVYGVRLAGHGTTLEDLAEKKYQNWVESAVEGIHLVSHFSDHVILTGESLGGLIALCLAEKKYGAGVISLAAPLHLNSSNRVLISLLKHFKKFLGRSLPAAIQPYYSPKHSLHALEEMIALAKVVDAGLKEICQPILILQSENDVRVHPRSGRAIYERVGSHLKKLISYEKSLKVPHVMTTLENPLLDRVWSEIDLFLSGIFPQQSL
- a CDS encoding TldD/PmbA family protein, which gives rise to MIDPEIGNELLKKAKKKGATGGDIVMVESASFSAQVRMGKIDKLSQASGKKLGLRLFFGNKTSISATSDLTPQSLEALLKDTCEMTQATEEDPFCGLPEPHDLIKEIPDLRLDDLESENLPVEQKIALAREVEASALSFDPKITNSEGGEFSHHRSHVWYFNSHGFHGDFPSAGSSLSVSPIAGKNGEMQRDYWYSTNRQFHLLQKPSVVGKIAAGRALRRLGAKKVKTCEVPVVFDPEMAGSLMGNLFSAVAGSAIYRGASFLVDRLESRVASSEVTVVDDGTIPGALGSKPFDGEGMPVRPHIVVEKGKLKSYLLDTYTAKKLKMKSTGNASRSVGDAPSVAPSNFYLKAGKASPKEIIASVKSGLYVTEMIGFGVNLATGDFSRGAAGLWIENGELTYPVEEITIAGNLKEMLLNIEMIGNDLDFNGSIVAPTLKISKMTIAGN